In the genome of Raphanus sativus cultivar WK10039 chromosome 9, ASM80110v3, whole genome shotgun sequence, the window TTCTTGAGCAACACGTCACTTAGACGAAATAAACAAGCTTAAAAGGTTGTTCAGAGTATTATTGTTAACAGCTTTTTGAAACAGAAGCAGCAAAGTTGCAAGTCTGAAATGTGGAAATGATAAATAAAAGTTGAGATCAGAATCAACATGAGAAGAAAGAAAGGATGCAGTCAAAGCTTTTGTGAGACAAAAGCGCAAATCTCACAAGAGTTATGTTCAAGAGAAGGCATAAGCAGGAGTGGTCTTGAAATCGAGCTCCCAGAGATCGAAGGTTCCTTTGACGAAATTGTAGTGAGCTCCTCTTATCGCCAATGTGTTCTTCACTACTTCAGCTCTCACAAAtgggtatgaaagcaagtttccAAGCGACACATTCACAGCTTCCTGCAAGAGACAGAGATTCGTTAAGCATAAATAACAGAGCACTGAGTGCTGTTTGTGTTTTTGTGtccttttaatttgtttttaccTTCTCACACTCGGTGCATTTAGCTTCATCGTCTAGGCCTTGATGTTCCTCCTTGATCTTGTTCCTTGCTGATGCGCCGATCTTCACCCAGTTTTCTATAAAGTCGCTgccaattttaattttttttcagcTTTAGTGAACATTCACAAAAGAAACAATGTATCAAATGATCATCTTAAACGGTTCCACTAGAAAGCCACACAACAACACAAGAACATATGTTAAACAATATTtcccaatatatatatattttttttactgaacTTTTAGTTTCCGAATATTATTGATTCAGAACTCATGTCAAATCATGTaactacaaaatattattagcgTTTTGACTACCTCTTAGTTGGTGCAGCATCATCTTCAATGGACATGAGTCCCTTAATCCCACCGCAACGGCTATGGCCTATCACCAGAATGTTCTCCACCTACCAGAAAAGGACTATTAAAAACAGTTGACTATGAATAAAAGGTGGTTGCAACTCTCTGATGCCTTAGACCGATATCGACATTATCCAAAAGGATCCAGCtttctttatttaataaaattgataattgTTGGAATGCAATTCCTAGTGGCATTAAGATAAAAGGAGGAACAAGTTAGGTGGATGCAAAGAGCACAAATGCCACAATACTGTGACTAGACATCAACTTTTAGTAAGGGCCATGTGCATAATGCATCTCTACGCTTTAGAAACGACGACTCAAAATAATAATGGGCACAATCAAAAGAGCCAAACTCTAGATGAATAATATTACTGAATATAAGATAAGCACGTTTTCTTATTTAGTTAAAGCTACAAGTGCCTATCCTTAGAAAGAggggataatttttttttataccTTGAGATGTACAACCGCGTATTCAACGGCGGCACCAACGCCAGAATGTCTCTTCTGTGAAAATGTAACAAATAAAAACCATATTATATAACACACTTTTTGTGATGTAATTTTGAGTTTGAGATGGTTTTTTTGTATGTTATGAACCTGGTCGAAAGGTGGAACCATGTTTGCAATGTTTCTGACAACAAAGGCTTCTCCAGGTTGGAAATTCAATATGTGAGATGGACACACTCGAGAATCAGAACAGGCGAATACCAGAAACTGCATAATGTTCAACGTCGTTTCAAATACTTGATTATCTTTGTTTAATATCAAGAGACTGGTCCATTATTGAGTTTCTAAAACTGTTATGCGCGTTCACAAAGTCAATGTCACAGTTCACACCTTTCCCTTCATCTCTATTATTAATCTTGCTTTATACTTGTATTTTTTAGGTATTAGTCAAACCAAGAAAACGTAAAAACAAAACGAGTAGGAGAACAGAGAGAGTTGGGAAATTTGAAACCTTTGGGCTCTGACCCTTGGCGAGATCATTGAACCGAGCACTATCTTTCCTGgttacaaataaaacaaaaggcAGATAAAATAAGGATCAATTTTATTTCATTACAAAATCTTGTTATGTTTCTTCATTTCCTAATCGGAATCCGAAATTTTGCCTTTTTAATATTAGCACAATTAATTTATCACTCTACTTTCAAACTGATAGATTTTTCAGCCTTTCacacagtaaaaaaaaataatttttggtaagaaatgttgttttttgtGATTAACAATATTCAGTAGCAATTCAATTATATGTTGAAACTTATAATATATCattattaacaaataaaatatactataaaactatacaaaatccacttttctaaaatatttgtcGTATTATAGAGATTCTGAAATATTTATCTTTCGGAAAGGAGAAGAAAGTTTAAACTTTTATGTACCTTGTGATATTTAGCACTAACCGATGACATAAAAACCATAATACTAGAGGGGGAATATGAAAAGAATAACGTAGTTTTATTATTAATGACCCATGGATGTGCTTTATTAAAGGTAGAAAATTGAGGACCAATAGGTGATGATTCCGTTCCAGCCTCACGAAATTCTTATTCGGATTCAGAACaaattgaacaattaatttattactttccTCAAAACGGAAAGTAAAactatttctaaaaaaaactcACAAGTATTTCTGAGTTTTGAAGTGGGTGAAACCGGATTTGATACGTTCAACGGCGTCAGAGTTGCTGGAATCAAGCTCCTTAAGCTCCTGAGTCAACTCTTTGATCTTTTCCGCGGCCACGTTCCCTAGATCTGCCTTCTTACTGACCAACAAACATcaataaaaaatacttttagatAAAAACGCGTAATACGTGGAATATACATTTTATCCCCGGGGTTAAAACGAGACCCAGTGATCGACGGCTATGATCAATCCTAAACGTCAGTTCATGCGAAACAGTATAACGCAGAAATCAAGAA includes:
- the LOC108823530 gene encoding beta carbonic anhydrase 4 isoform X1, with the protein product MAPAFGKCFTFCCAKTSPEGDEMATDAYEAAIKGLKDLLSKKADLGNVAAEKIKELTQELKELDSSNSDAVERIKSGFTHFKTQKYLKDSARFNDLAKGQSPKFLVFACSDSRVCPSHILNFQPGEAFVVRNIANMVPPFDQKRHSGVGAAVEYAVVHLKVENILVIGHSRCGGIKGLMSIEDDAAPTKSDFIENWVKIGASARNKIKEEHQGLDDEAKCTECEKEAVNVSLGNLLSYPFVRAEVVKNTLAIRGAHYNFVKGTFDLWELDFKTTPAYAFS
- the LOC108823530 gene encoding beta carbonic anhydrase 4 isoform X2 encodes the protein MATDAYEAAIKGLKDLLSKKADLGNVAAEKIKELTQELKELDSSNSDAVERIKSGFTHFKTQKYLKDSARFNDLAKGQSPKFLVFACSDSRVCPSHILNFQPGEAFVVRNIANMVPPFDQKRHSGVGAAVEYAVVHLKVENILVIGHSRCGGIKGLMSIEDDAAPTKSDFIENWVKIGASARNKIKEEHQGLDDEAKCTECEKEAVNVSLGNLLSYPFVRAEVVKNTLAIRGAHYNFVKGTFDLWELDFKTTPAYAFS